The window CATCCATTTTGTAAATTTTTACTTGGCCTTCTAATTCTTCAGCTAATTCATCAATAATTGGTCCTTGAATACGACAAGGTCCACACCAAGGTGCCCAAAAATCAACCAATACTAATCCTTCTTTTGTTTCGTCTGCAAATAAAGCATCTGTTAATTCCATTGCCATTTACTATTCCTCCTACTACTGTGATTGCCCTTATTATATCAAAGCAACCTTTTTTTTAAAATAATTTGAATTGTGAATATTTTATTAATCATTTAAATTCCACAACGGTTGCACCCGTTCCACCCATATTTTGTGGTGCCAAGCCAAAGCTTTTGACACTACGATGAGCTTTTAAGTAGTCCGTTACGGCATTACGAATAGCACCTGTTCCTTTACCATGAACGATGATGACAGAAGAATAACCCGACATTAACGCTTCATCTAAATACATACTTAATTCATGTACGGCATCATCATAACGCATACCTCGAAGGTCTAATTGACTTTCAACACGTTTACGAGAACCGCCCTCAGAATTTTTAACACGTACAATATCGCGTTGAACTGTTTTTTCTGGTTTGACTTTCGTTAAATCACTTTCAGGTAAATTCATTTTTAAAATACCTAGTTGCACTTGCCATTGCCCTTTTCCATTGGTTGAGATTAACGTGCC is drawn from Vagococcus xieshaowenii and contains these coding sequences:
- the trxA gene encoding thioredoxin; protein product: MAMELTDALFADETKEGLVLVDFWAPWCGPCRIQGPIIDELAEELEGQVKIYKMDVDENPEVPSSFGIMSIPTLLVKKDDQVVEKLIGVHRKEQLQEVLAKYM